In the genome of Gemmatimonadota bacterium, one region contains:
- a CDS encoding aromatic ring-hydroxylating dioxygenase subunit alpha, which yields FDPNIETAWTIPSSWYTDPEFLRREYRDIFRRTWQLVGRADQVARVGDYFTVDVAGEPVVIARGADDVVRAFFNVCKHRAGPVALEQGNRRTFVCYYHGWTYNLDGSLRQAPEFEEVQALDRCAMALEPVRVSQWGPLLFVNLDGTAPPLEAFLGDIGKRAAAHNIGEMKWARRRDYEMDCNWKVYVDNYLEGYHLPVVHPGLYREIDYDAYRVEPFRYYSIQHAPILGPEKKGYKGPRRYLPTEQDQDDTQYYWVFPTLMLNIYLGQMQTNLVVPLGHDRCLTIFEWYLSPDMEQDIDNLADFGDEIQEEDIFICEHVQRGLQSASYNQGRFSVKRENGVHHFHSLMNEYMNGAEAE from the coding sequence ATTCGACCCGAACATCGAAACCGCCTGGACGATTCCCTCTTCCTGGTACACCGACCCGGAATTCCTGCGGCGGGAATACAGGGACATTTTCCGCAGGACGTGGCAGCTCGTGGGACGGGCGGACCAGGTGGCCCGCGTCGGAGACTACTTCACGGTGGACGTGGCGGGCGAGCCGGTGGTCATCGCCCGCGGTGCCGACGACGTGGTCCGCGCGTTCTTCAACGTGTGCAAGCACCGGGCCGGCCCCGTGGCCCTCGAGCAGGGCAACCGGCGGACCTTCGTCTGTTACTACCACGGGTGGACCTACAACCTGGACGGCTCGCTGCGCCAAGCGCCGGAATTCGAAGAAGTGCAGGCCCTGGACCGCTGCGCCATGGCGCTCGAACCGGTACGCGTCAGCCAGTGGGGCCCCCTGCTGTTCGTCAACCTGGACGGGACCGCGCCGCCCCTGGAGGCCTTCCTGGGCGATATCGGCAAGCGGGCGGCCGCCCACAACATCGGCGAGATGAAATGGGCCCGGCGCCGGGACTACGAGATGGACTGCAACTGGAAGGTGTACGTGGACAACTACCTGGAAGGCTATCACCTGCCGGTCGTGCATCCCGGGCTGTACCGCGAGATCGACTACGACGCCTACCGGGTGGAGCCCTTCCGCTACTACTCCATCCAGCACGCGCCGATCCTCGGTCCGGAGAAGAAGGGGTACAAGGGACCGCGCCGCTACCTGCCGACGGAGCAGGACCAGGACGACACGCAGTACTACTGGGTCTTCCCGACGCTCATGCTCAACATCTACCTGGGCCAGATGCAGACCAACCTGGTGGTGCCTCTGGGCCACGACCGCTGCCTGACCATCTTCGAATGGTACCTGTCGCCCGACATGGAACAGGACATAGACAACCTGGCCGACTTCGGCGACGAGATCCAGGAAGAGGACATCTTCATCTGCGAGCACGTGCAGCGCGGGCTGCAGTCCGCGTCCTACAACCAGGGCCGGTTCTCCGTCAAGCGGGAGAACGGCGTGCACCACTTCCATTCGCTGATGAACGAGTACATGAACGGCGCGGAAGCAGAATGA
- a CDS encoding ABC transporter permease → MTMTAEQGFWRIAYLGFCALVFAFLIAPILVIVPLSFNAEPYFTFTEGMLRLDADAWSLRWYRQIVEDEEWSRALANSLVIGVSATVLATVLGTLAALGLANAAMPARRFVTGLLISPMVTPVIISAAGMFFFYSNLGLAQTHLGLILAHAALGTPFVVITVTATLAGYDTNLSRAAASLGAGPVRIFRRVQLPLIAPGVVSGAIFAFAASFDEVVVVLFMGGIEQRTIPRQMWSGIREEISPAILAVAVFLIVFAVVFLLTVEWLRRRNAR, encoded by the coding sequence ATGACGATGACCGCTGAACAAGGATTCTGGCGCATCGCGTATCTGGGGTTCTGCGCACTCGTCTTCGCCTTCCTGATCGCGCCGATCCTGGTGATCGTACCACTGAGCTTTAACGCCGAACCCTATTTTACCTTCACCGAGGGCATGCTCCGCCTGGACGCCGACGCCTGGTCGCTCAGGTGGTACCGGCAGATCGTCGAGGACGAGGAGTGGTCGCGGGCATTGGCCAACAGCCTGGTCATCGGGGTCTCCGCCACAGTCCTCGCGACCGTACTGGGCACACTCGCCGCCCTGGGCCTGGCGAACGCGGCCATGCCGGCGCGCCGTTTCGTCACGGGGCTGCTGATATCACCTATGGTCACGCCCGTGATCATTTCAGCCGCGGGCATGTTCTTCTTCTACTCGAACCTGGGCCTGGCCCAGACCCACCTCGGATTGATCCTCGCTCACGCCGCCCTCGGAACGCCTTTCGTCGTGATCACGGTAACGGCCACGCTGGCCGGGTACGACACGAACCTGTCGCGGGCCGCCGCCAGCCTCGGCGCGGGCCCCGTGAGGATCTTCCGGCGTGTCCAACTGCCCCTGATCGCGCCGGGGGTCGTCTCCGGTGCGATCTTCGCCTTCGCCGCGTCCTTCGACGAAGTCGTCGTGGTGCTCTTCATGGGCGGGATCGAACAGCGCACGATACCGCGCCAGATGTGGTCGGGCATCCGCGAGGAAATCAGCCCCGCCATCCTGGCCGTGGCCGTATTCCTCATCGTCTTCGCCGTGGTGTTCCTGTTGACCGTGGAGTGGCTGCGGCGGCGGAACGCGAGGTAG
- a CDS encoding ABC transporter permease — translation MNRDRKDNTGRLRPGPRLRAALLVLPLLLFIGVTFLAPLANMLVRSVYDPVVSDALPETLERLRNWNGRELPEESVYEALAGELLKAREDRTLGQVATRINRVQSGLRSVFTRSARRLRNVDEGPWREAMTGIHAAWGETGTWRALREAGARYTSRHYLNAVDLQRDSDGSIVPQPEDRRIYLTLFWRTLLVSLGVTALCLVIGYPVARLIAHAPPRRAYLLLILVLVPFWTSLLVRTTSWIVLLQNQGVLNDMLVYLGLIGDDGRIAMIYNMTGTFVAMTHVLLPFMVLPLYSVMSAIPRVQTSAAESLGASPWQSFWRVYWPQTLPGVGAGSLLVFILAIGYYITPALVGGSTGQFISNMIAFHMQSSLNWSLAAALGGILLVCVAGLYVLYDRLVGIERMRLG, via the coding sequence ATGAACCGGGACCGGAAGGATAATACCGGGCGCCTCAGGCCCGGCCCCAGGTTGCGCGCCGCGCTCCTCGTGCTGCCCCTGCTGCTCTTCATCGGCGTGACCTTCCTGGCGCCGCTCGCCAACATGCTCGTCCGCAGCGTCTACGACCCCGTGGTTTCTGACGCATTGCCCGAGACCCTTGAAAGGCTGCGCAACTGGAATGGGCGTGAACTACCGGAAGAATCCGTGTACGAAGCGCTGGCCGGGGAACTCCTGAAAGCCCGCGAGGATCGAACGCTTGGCCAGGTCGCCACCCGGATCAACCGGGTTCAGTCCGGACTGCGAAGCGTGTTCACGCGCAGTGCCAGGAGGCTCCGGAACGTCGATGAGGGTCCGTGGCGGGAAGCCATGACCGGCATCCACGCGGCCTGGGGAGAGACCGGAACCTGGCGCGCGCTGCGCGAGGCCGGTGCGCGGTATACTTCACGCCACTACCTGAACGCGGTCGATCTGCAACGCGATTCCGACGGATCCATCGTCCCCCAGCCGGAGGACCGGCGGATCTACCTCACCCTATTCTGGCGGACCCTACTCGTGAGCCTGGGAGTGACCGCCCTCTGCCTGGTCATCGGCTACCCCGTCGCGCGTCTGATCGCCCACGCCCCGCCCAGGCGCGCCTACCTGCTCCTCATCCTGGTCCTCGTGCCCTTCTGGACTTCGCTGCTCGTGCGCACGACATCGTGGATCGTACTCCTGCAGAACCAGGGCGTCCTCAACGATATGCTCGTCTACCTCGGGCTCATCGGCGACGACGGCCGGATCGCCATGATCTACAACATGACCGGCACCTTCGTGGCCATGACCCACGTGCTGCTGCCCTTCATGGTGCTGCCGCTCTACTCGGTCATGAGCGCCATTCCGCGGGTGCAGACGAGTGCGGCGGAATCGTTGGGCGCGTCCCCCTGGCAGTCGTTCTGGCGGGTGTACTGGCCCCAGACGCTGCCCGGCGTGGGCGCAGGTTCCCTGCTCGTTTTCATCCTCGCCATCGGATACTACATCACGCCGGCCCTGGTGGGCGGCAGCACGGGGCAGTTTATCTCCAACATGATCGCCTTCCACATGCAGTCGTCGCTGAACTGGAGTCTCGCGGCAGCGCTGGGCGGCATCCTGCTGGTGTGCGTGGCAGGGTTGTACGTGCTTTATGACCGGCTCGTGGGCATCGAGCGGATGAGGCTGGGCTGA